One genomic segment of Brevibacillus laterosporus LMG 15441 includes these proteins:
- the carB gene encoding carbamoyl-phosphate synthase large subunit: protein MPKIDNLKKILVIGSGPIVIGQAAEFDYAGTQACEALKEEGMEVVLINSNPATIMTDTNMADKVYIEPITPEFVARVIRQEKPDGLLPTLGGQTGLNMAVALADLGVLEEENVKLLGTNLSSIKQAEDRDLFRSLMQELNEPVPDSVIVSSVEEALDFANEIGYPIIVRPAYTLGGTGGGICEDQASLIEIVTSGLKYSPITQCLVERSIAGMKEVEYEVMRDANDNCIVVCNMENIDPVGVHTGDSVVVAPSQTLSDREYQMLRSSALNIIRALKIEGGCNVQYALDPVSFQYYVIEVNPRVSRSSALASKATGYPIAKMAAKIAIGYTLDELKNPVTGQTYACFEPTLDYVVSKIPRWPFDKFQSANRRLGTQMKATGEVMAIGRSFEESMMKAIRSLEIGSYHLELPEARELTDEELEQRLVIADDERLFLLAEAMRRGYHISRIHQLTKIDLFFLHKFWNIVAYETTLAESGLTQEALHEAKRLGFTDRKIAECTGQKEEEIYNLRTQWGMKPVYKMVDTCAAEFEAQTPYYYSTYEQENEFMDTGKKRVIVLGSGPIRIGQGIEFDYSTVHAVWALKEAGYEAIIVNNNPETVSTDFNTSDRLYFEPLYIEDVMHIIEQEQPEGVIVQFGGQTAINLADKLTRRGVKILGTSLENIDAAENREKFEALLRKLDIAQPPGKTVTSVEEAVVAADLLGFPVLVRPSYVLGGRAMEIVYNEEELISYMKKAVKVNPEHPVLIDRYMLGIEAEVDAICDGENVLIPGIMEHIERAGVHSGDSIAVYPPQSLSETVKAEIIDMTTKLARALCIKGLLNIQFVIYKGKPYVIEVNPRSSRTVPFLSKVTGIPMANIATKAILGYSILDQGFATGYHPEEKMVSVKVPVFSFTKLRRVDITLGPEMKSTGEVMGRETTLAKALYKGLLAAGMNIPTKGTLLVTVADKDKEEALSITKRFQQLGFHLLATDGTADYLEQAGLSVRRVQKLSEGTPNLLDEIRTGQVNLVLNTLTKGKTPQRDGFRIRREAVENGAVCLTSLDTASAILHVLETITFSTEAMPKQQMGKVLVTQ, encoded by the coding sequence ATGCCAAAAATAGATAATCTGAAAAAAATTCTGGTGATTGGCTCTGGTCCTATCGTGATTGGACAGGCGGCAGAGTTTGACTATGCAGGAACGCAGGCTTGCGAAGCATTAAAAGAAGAGGGGATGGAGGTGGTTCTAATCAACTCCAACCCAGCTACAATCATGACAGATACGAATATGGCTGACAAAGTATACATTGAACCAATTACTCCTGAGTTCGTAGCCCGAGTCATTCGTCAGGAAAAACCAGATGGATTGTTACCGACCTTGGGTGGACAAACAGGATTGAATATGGCAGTAGCTTTAGCAGATCTGGGTGTACTGGAAGAAGAGAATGTGAAGCTACTCGGAACAAATCTGAGCTCGATTAAACAAGCGGAGGATCGCGATTTGTTCCGCTCTCTCATGCAGGAGTTAAACGAACCAGTACCAGACTCTGTAATTGTAAGCTCGGTAGAAGAGGCGCTTGATTTCGCTAATGAGATTGGCTATCCAATCATTGTTCGCCCGGCTTACACGCTCGGCGGAACCGGTGGGGGTATCTGTGAGGACCAAGCCTCGTTAATTGAAATTGTCACAAGCGGTCTAAAATATTCCCCGATTACGCAATGCTTAGTGGAAAGAAGTATTGCAGGAATGAAAGAAGTAGAGTATGAAGTAATGCGTGATGCTAACGATAACTGTATCGTGGTCTGCAACATGGAAAATATTGACCCAGTTGGTGTACACACAGGTGACTCAGTCGTTGTCGCTCCGAGTCAGACGCTATCTGATCGTGAATATCAAATGCTGCGTTCCTCTGCATTAAATATCATCCGCGCCTTAAAAATCGAAGGTGGCTGCAATGTTCAGTACGCGCTTGATCCCGTTAGCTTCCAATATTATGTCATCGAGGTAAATCCTCGCGTCAGCCGTTCCTCAGCCTTAGCGTCCAAGGCCACAGGGTATCCGATCGCTAAGATGGCGGCAAAAATCGCTATTGGCTATACACTAGATGAGCTAAAGAATCCGGTGACTGGTCAAACCTACGCTTGCTTTGAACCAACCTTAGACTATGTGGTTAGCAAAATTCCTCGCTGGCCTTTCGATAAATTTCAATCCGCAAATCGCCGTCTTGGTACACAAATGAAAGCAACGGGCGAGGTAATGGCGATTGGACGTAGCTTTGAAGAATCCATGATGAAAGCGATCCGCTCCTTAGAGATTGGAAGCTACCATTTAGAACTACCAGAGGCGAGAGAGCTTACTGATGAGGAATTGGAGCAACGTTTGGTAATCGCAGATGATGAACGCCTGTTCTTACTAGCAGAAGCAATGCGCCGTGGCTATCATATCTCTCGGATTCATCAATTAACGAAGATCGACCTCTTCTTCCTGCATAAATTCTGGAATATTGTCGCTTATGAAACAACATTAGCCGAATCTGGATTGACACAGGAAGCTTTACATGAAGCAAAACGCCTTGGTTTTACCGATCGTAAAATCGCAGAATGTACAGGACAAAAGGAAGAAGAGATTTATAACCTGCGTACACAATGGGGAATGAAGCCTGTATATAAAATGGTAGATACGTGCGCTGCCGAATTCGAAGCGCAAACACCGTACTATTACTCGACCTACGAGCAAGAAAACGAATTTATGGATACAGGCAAAAAACGTGTCATCGTACTAGGCTCTGGTCCGATCCGCATTGGCCAAGGAATTGAATTTGACTACTCAACAGTCCATGCGGTCTGGGCTTTGAAGGAGGCTGGGTACGAAGCCATTATTGTCAACAATAACCCTGAAACGGTCTCAACAGATTTTAATACCTCTGATCGTCTCTACTTTGAACCGCTGTATATAGAGGATGTTATGCACATCATCGAGCAAGAGCAGCCAGAAGGTGTCATTGTCCAGTTTGGAGGACAAACAGCGATCAATCTTGCTGATAAGCTTACGAGACGCGGTGTCAAAATTCTAGGAACCAGCTTAGAAAATATTGATGCAGCTGAAAACCGTGAGAAGTTTGAGGCCCTCTTGCGAAAGCTGGATATCGCTCAACCGCCGGGCAAAACGGTGACCTCTGTAGAGGAAGCTGTGGTCGCTGCTGACTTATTAGGCTTCCCTGTGCTGGTTCGCCCTTCCTATGTCTTGGGCGGACGGGCAATGGAAATCGTTTATAACGAAGAAGAGCTAATCTCTTATATGAAAAAAGCAGTAAAAGTAAATCCAGAGCATCCTGTACTAATTGATCGCTATATGCTAGGAATTGAAGCAGAAGTAGATGCGATTTGTGATGGAGAGAATGTGCTGATTCCAGGTATCATGGAGCACATCGAGCGTGCAGGGGTTCACTCAGGCGACTCTATCGCAGTATATCCGCCGCAATCCTTATCAGAGACAGTGAAAGCAGAGATCATCGACATGACTACGAAGCTAGCACGCGCGCTCTGCATCAAGGGCTTACTCAATATCCAATTTGTCATCTATAAAGGAAAGCCTTACGTCATCGAGGTAAACCCACGCAGCTCCCGTACCGTTCCATTCCTGTCTAAGGTAACCGGAATTCCGATGGCGAACATTGCGACGAAGGCAATTCTTGGCTACAGCATTCTCGATCAAGGGTTTGCTACAGGCTATCATCCTGAGGAAAAGATGGTTTCTGTAAAGGTTCCTGTCTTCTCCTTCACAAAACTACGCCGTGTGGACATCACCTTAGGTCCTGAAATGAAATCCACCGGGGAGGTAATGGGGCGTGAGACTACCCTAGCTAAAGCTCTTTACAAGGGACTGCTAGCGGCTGGCATGAATATTCCAACCAAAGGAACACTTTTGGTAACGGTAGCTGACAAGGATAAGGAGGAAGCGTTGTCGATCACGAAGCGTTTCCAACAGCTTGGTTTCCATCTACTAGCCACGGATGGAACTGCTGATTATCTAGAGCAGGCAGGCTTGTCCGTCCGTCGTGTACAAAAGCTATCCGAAGGCA